From a region of the Spelaeicoccus albus genome:
- a CDS encoding ParA family protein: protein MNSQAADLSLDVAAVGPTGRPLREFDAPAPLDSHGPARVVAMVNQKGGVGKTTSTINLGAALADYGRKVLLVDFDPQGALSVGLGVNPHDLDTTIYNLLMNSRLDPNEVIENSNVPGLDVLPANIDLSAAEVQLVGEVAREQVLDRVLRKVEDNYDVVLIDCQPSLGLLTVNALTASHGVIIPLECEFFALRGVALLVETIEKVQDRLNPRLNIDGILATMYDSRTLHSKEVVARVVEAFGDRVFDTVINRTVKFPDASVAAESILSYAPSHTGAEAYRSLARELIARGGAP, encoded by the coding sequence GTGAACTCCCAAGCTGCTGATTTATCTCTCGACGTTGCCGCCGTCGGCCCGACGGGCCGGCCGCTGCGCGAGTTCGACGCACCCGCCCCCTTGGACAGCCACGGACCGGCTCGTGTCGTGGCGATGGTGAACCAGAAAGGGGGAGTCGGCAAGACGACGTCCACGATCAATCTCGGGGCCGCTCTTGCCGATTACGGCCGCAAGGTCCTCCTCGTCGACTTCGACCCGCAGGGCGCACTGTCCGTGGGCCTCGGCGTCAACCCGCACGACCTCGACACCACCATCTACAACCTGCTGATGAACTCGCGTCTCGACCCGAACGAGGTCATCGAGAACTCGAACGTGCCGGGGCTCGACGTGCTGCCGGCGAACATCGACCTCTCGGCCGCGGAAGTGCAGTTGGTCGGCGAAGTCGCCCGCGAACAGGTGCTCGATCGCGTGCTGCGCAAGGTCGAGGACAATTACGATGTCGTCCTGATCGACTGCCAGCCGTCCCTCGGCCTGCTCACCGTGAACGCGCTGACGGCATCGCACGGCGTGATCATCCCGCTCGAATGCGAGTTCTTCGCTTTGCGCGGCGTCGCCCTGCTCGTTGAAACAATTGAAAAAGTGCAAGACCGCCTGAACCCGCGTTTGAACATCGACGGCATCCTGGCCACCATGTACGACAGTCGCACGCTGCACTCCAAAGAGGTCGTGGCCCGTGTCGTCGAGGCCTTCGGCGACCGCGTGTTCGACACGGTGATCAACAGGACGGTCAAGTTCCCGGACGCATCGGTCGCCGCCGAGTCGATCCTCTCCTATGCGCCGTCGCACACCGGCGCCGAGGCGTATCGCTCGTTGGCGCGCGAACTCATCGCCCGGGGCGGCGCTCCCTAA
- the xerD gene encoding site-specific tyrosine recombinase XerD → MTDDAGTVAGPLRRALDGYLQHVSIERGLSTNTVSAYRRDLGRYVRVLDSRGVARPADVTEKDVTEFLSIIRSGDDGRPRLSAASAARAVVAVRGFHAFLTDEGITPDNPAGDVHPPSQHAKLPKAIGIGQVEAILEACRTDTPAGLRDRALLEVLYGTGARISEAVGLHIDDVDLDHGMVRLFGKGSKERIVPLGSYAARAVDDYLVRGRPVLAQKINPAKATRVPGLFLNKRGGTLSRQSAWTILNVAAERAGLTIDVSPHTLRHSFATHLLEGGADVRVVQELLGHASVTTTQIYTKVSADTLREVYALAHPRAGKR, encoded by the coding sequence ATGACCGACGACGCGGGCACCGTCGCCGGGCCGCTGCGCCGTGCTCTTGACGGCTACCTCCAACATGTGAGCATCGAGCGCGGCCTGTCGACGAACACCGTGTCGGCCTACCGCCGCGACCTGGGACGTTACGTGCGCGTGCTGGACTCCCGCGGCGTGGCCCGGCCGGCCGATGTGACCGAAAAGGACGTCACGGAATTCTTGAGCATCATCCGCTCCGGTGACGACGGGCGGCCCCGGTTGTCGGCGGCGTCCGCGGCGCGCGCCGTTGTCGCAGTCCGCGGCTTCCATGCGTTCCTCACGGACGAGGGCATCACCCCGGACAATCCGGCCGGCGACGTGCACCCGCCGTCCCAGCACGCCAAACTGCCCAAGGCCATCGGCATCGGCCAGGTCGAGGCGATCTTGGAAGCCTGCCGCACCGACACCCCGGCCGGGCTGCGCGACCGGGCGTTGCTCGAAGTGCTCTACGGCACCGGTGCGCGCATCAGCGAGGCCGTCGGGCTGCACATCGACGACGTCGACCTCGACCACGGGATGGTGCGACTGTTCGGCAAAGGGTCGAAGGAGCGGATCGTGCCGCTCGGGTCGTACGCGGCCCGCGCGGTCGACGACTATCTGGTGCGTGGCCGGCCGGTGCTGGCGCAAAAGATCAACCCGGCCAAGGCGACCCGCGTGCCCGGCCTCTTCCTCAACAAACGCGGCGGCACCCTCAGCCGGCAAAGCGCGTGGACGATCTTGAACGTTGCCGCCGAACGGGCCGGTTTGACCATCGACGTGTCGCCGCACACGCTGCGACACTCATTCGCCACGCACCTGCTCGAAGGCGGCGCCGACGTGCGCGTCGTGCAAGAGCTGCTCGGACACGCATCGGTCACCACCACGCAGATCTACACCAAAGTCAGCGCCGATACGCTCCGCGAGGTTTACGCTCTCGCACATCCCCGGGCCGGCAAAAGGTAG
- a CDS encoding NUDIX domain-containing protein, protein MTDTHEDVRLHSRRTAYSGAISDMVVDSFTLPGHDAALQREYLQHPGAVGIIALDADDRVLVINQYRHPVGMRLWEVPAGLLDVDGEPPHIAAARELAEEADLEVGRLDLLVEWFSSPGISDEALRVYVARDCTPVPDADKHERTGEERDIVTGWVPLDDVVDAVLSGSAHNPTLVVASLAAAAAKRRGWTTLRPADSPWPARPLPSRDPGASDRAE, encoded by the coding sequence ATGACCGACACGCACGAAGACGTCCGACTGCACTCCCGGCGCACGGCGTACAGCGGTGCGATCTCGGACATGGTCGTCGATTCCTTCACGCTGCCCGGCCACGACGCCGCGCTGCAACGCGAATACCTCCAACACCCCGGTGCCGTCGGCATCATCGCGCTCGACGCGGACGACCGCGTGCTCGTCATCAACCAGTACCGGCACCCCGTCGGCATGCGGCTGTGGGAGGTGCCCGCCGGCCTGCTGGACGTCGACGGCGAACCTCCGCACATCGCCGCCGCCCGCGAGCTGGCCGAAGAGGCCGACCTCGAGGTCGGCAGGCTCGACCTGCTCGTCGAATGGTTCAGCTCGCCGGGCATCTCGGACGAGGCCCTGCGCGTGTACGTGGCCCGCGACTGCACGCCGGTGCCGGACGCCGACAAACACGAGCGCACCGGCGAAGAGCGCGATATCGTCACCGGCTGGGTGCCGCTGGACGACGTCGTCGACGCCGTGCTGTCGGGCTCCGCGCACAATCCGACGCTCGTGGTCGCCTCCCTGGCGGCCGCCGCGGCCAAACGACGCGGCTGGACGACGCTGCGGCCCGCCGACTCGCCGTGGCCGGCTCGGCCGCTCCCGTCCCGAGACCCCGGCGCTTCCGACCGGGCGGAATGA
- a CDS encoding CTP synthase encodes MVTRTLPRLSGSQKTRHIFVTGGVASSLGKGLTASSLGHLLAARGLVVTMQKLDPYLNVDPGTMNPFQHGEVFVTDDGAETDLDIGHYERFLGRNLDAGANVTTGQVYSTVIAKERRGEYLGDTVQVIPHITDEIKARMRAQTNPVEGPVPDVIITEIGGTVGDIESQPFLEAARQVRQDIGRDNVFFVHVSLVPYLAPSGELKTKPTQHSVAALRSIGIQPDAIVCRSDREVPDGIRRKIGSSCDVDFEAVISCMDAPSIYDIPKVLHSGGLDAYLIRKLDLPFKDVEWDEWDDLLRRVHHPAYDVDIALVGKYVDLPDAYLSVTEALRAGGFANNAKVKIHWVASDLCATPEGAAKELGEMDGVCVPGGFGIRGIEGKLGALRYAREHGVPTLGLCLGLQCMVIEYARNVAGIERASSSEFEPDTDEPVIATMAEQESIVDGNGDLGGTMRLGLYEAALTEGSVVAGAYGVTTISERHRHRYEVNNAYRDQLVKAGLVISGTSPDGQLVEYVELPSDEHPYYVSTQAHPELRSRPGRPHPLFAGLIGAALDRQREERLLEVEPQLVDTGE; translated from the coding sequence GTGGTTACTAGGACGCTCCCTCGGCTCAGCGGGTCCCAAAAGACCCGGCATATTTTCGTCACCGGAGGCGTCGCTTCGTCTCTTGGTAAAGGCTTGACCGCCTCGAGTCTCGGGCATTTGCTTGCTGCGCGCGGCCTCGTCGTGACGATGCAGAAGCTGGATCCGTACCTCAACGTCGATCCCGGCACCATGAACCCGTTCCAGCACGGCGAAGTCTTCGTCACCGACGACGGCGCCGAGACCGATCTGGACATCGGCCACTATGAGCGGTTCCTCGGACGCAATCTGGACGCCGGCGCGAACGTCACGACCGGGCAGGTCTATTCGACGGTCATCGCCAAGGAACGCCGCGGCGAATACCTCGGCGACACAGTGCAGGTCATCCCGCACATCACCGACGAGATCAAAGCGCGCATGCGTGCCCAAACCAACCCGGTCGAGGGCCCGGTGCCCGATGTCATCATCACCGAGATCGGCGGCACCGTCGGGGACATCGAATCCCAGCCGTTCCTCGAGGCCGCCCGCCAGGTCCGCCAGGACATCGGCCGCGACAACGTGTTCTTCGTGCACGTCTCGCTGGTGCCGTATCTTGCCCCGTCCGGTGAACTGAAGACGAAACCGACCCAGCACTCGGTCGCCGCGCTGCGCTCGATCGGCATCCAACCGGACGCCATCGTGTGCCGATCCGACCGGGAGGTGCCCGACGGCATCCGCCGCAAGATCGGCTCGTCGTGCGACGTCGATTTCGAAGCGGTCATCTCGTGCATGGACGCCCCCAGCATCTACGACATTCCGAAGGTGCTGCATTCCGGCGGGCTCGACGCCTACCTGATCCGCAAGCTCGACCTGCCGTTCAAGGACGTCGAATGGGATGAATGGGACGACCTGTTGCGCCGCGTGCACCATCCGGCCTATGACGTGGACATTGCGCTGGTCGGCAAATACGTCGACCTGCCCGACGCATACCTGTCCGTCACCGAAGCGTTGCGCGCCGGCGGGTTCGCCAATAACGCCAAGGTCAAGATCCACTGGGTTGCCTCCGACTTGTGCGCCACCCCGGAAGGCGCCGCCAAGGAACTCGGAGAAATGGACGGCGTGTGCGTGCCCGGCGGATTCGGCATCCGCGGCATCGAAGGCAAACTCGGCGCGCTGCGGTACGCCCGCGAACACGGCGTGCCGACCCTCGGGTTGTGCCTCGGCCTGCAATGCATGGTGATCGAATACGCGCGAAACGTCGCAGGCATCGAGCGGGCGTCGTCCTCGGAGTTCGAGCCCGATACCGACGAGCCCGTCATCGCCACCATGGCCGAACAGGAGTCGATAGTCGACGGCAACGGCGATTTGGGCGGCACCATGCGCCTCGGCCTGTACGAGGCGGCGTTGACCGAAGGGTCCGTCGTCGCCGGTGCGTACGGCGTGACGACAATCTCGGAACGGCATCGCCATCGCTACGAGGTCAACAACGCCTACCGCGACCAGCTCGTCAAGGCAGGACTCGTCATCTCCGGCACGTCCCCGGACGGTCAACTTGTCGAATACGTCGAATTGCCCTCGGACGAGCACCCGTACTACGTGTCGACCCAAGCGCATCCCGAGTTGCGTTCGCGGCCCGGTCGTCCGCATCCGCTGTTCGCCGGGCTGATCGGCGCAGCGCTCGACCGTCAGCGCGAAGAACGTCTCCTCGAGGTCGAACCGCAACTCGTGGACACCGGCGAATGA
- a CDS encoding glycosyltransferase, which translates to MAQFDEQIGAEQKDNGPATVEENTLESRSTERDPVLASVGEDPTPEAPAEPARAGGKIYSVLHVVGQRDGVDSEDTYEQVIDLSKNALPNLGYRILETRVSAHINPFKDPGTVWRLHRMFPEQDIVHAHGLHAAALSILATTGLPARVRPKIVVTVPRQRTGAVNDRDMTAGMLISSRATAVLGATASVVERFRSVPITERALLPVADAVTSLSPTRSRSEVHESLGVSDGTWLLASTAALTENNGLKTLLAAAREFSNRRPEFNVVLALAGDGSFKPALKDEVHEHDAPVLVVDESDAVDVLSAADVVLATDKLSVLDADQIMQLTRPIVSIGRLGRHRFGSAAAQVAEGDVDGVIDAVGALLANPQRRGVAAIEARSRVLGSAPSHDVVGQLVRVYREAVDGGRSRRAAKRKLARQSTGGNW; encoded by the coding sequence ATGGCTCAGTTCGATGAGCAGATCGGTGCTGAGCAGAAGGACAACGGACCGGCAACCGTCGAGGAGAATACGCTCGAGAGCCGGTCGACGGAACGAGACCCTGTCCTGGCGTCAGTGGGCGAGGACCCCACGCCCGAAGCCCCCGCGGAACCTGCCCGTGCGGGCGGCAAAATCTACAGTGTGCTACACGTCGTCGGGCAAAGAGACGGCGTTGATTCCGAGGACACGTACGAGCAGGTGATCGACCTGTCGAAGAACGCGTTGCCGAACCTGGGCTACCGGATCCTGGAAACCCGCGTGTCGGCGCACATCAACCCCTTCAAGGACCCCGGCACCGTCTGGCGGTTGCACCGCATGTTCCCGGAACAAGACATTGTGCACGCGCACGGCCTGCACGCGGCCGCCTTGTCGATCCTCGCCACAACGGGACTGCCCGCCCGGGTGCGCCCGAAGATCGTCGTCACGGTTCCCCGGCAGCGCACCGGCGCCGTCAACGACCGCGACATGACCGCCGGCATGCTGATCTCCAGCCGCGCCACCGCCGTCTTGGGCGCCACGGCATCGGTGGTCGAGCGATTCCGGTCCGTGCCGATCACCGAGCGCGCGCTGCTGCCGGTCGCGGACGCCGTCACCTCGCTCAGCCCGACGCGCAGCCGCAGCGAAGTGCACGAAAGCCTCGGCGTTTCCGACGGCACGTGGCTGCTGGCGTCAACTGCCGCGCTGACCGAGAACAACGGATTGAAGACCTTGCTGGCCGCCGCCCGCGAATTCTCGAACCGGCGTCCCGAATTTAACGTCGTGCTGGCCCTTGCCGGCGACGGCAGTTTCAAGCCGGCGCTCAAGGACGAAGTGCACGAACACGACGCGCCGGTCCTTGTCGTCGACGAGTCGGACGCCGTGGACGTGCTGAGCGCGGCGGACGTCGTGCTGGCCACCGACAAGCTCTCGGTGCTCGACGCCGATCAGATCATGCAGCTGACCCGGCCGATCGTGTCGATCGGGAGGCTCGGCCGGCACCGGTTCGGTTCCGCGGCCGCACAGGTCGCCGAAGGCGATGTCGACGGCGTCATCGATGCGGTGGGCGCGCTACTGGCCAACCCCCAGCGTCGCGGCGTGGCCGCAATCGAAGCCCGCTCCCGAGTGTTGGGGTCGGCTCCGTCGCACGACGTGGTGGGCCAATTGGTGCGCGTGTACCGCGAGGCAGTGGACGGCGGACGAAGTCGACGCGCCGCAAAGAGAAAACTGGCGCGGCAGTCGACCGGCGGGAACTGGTAG
- a CDS encoding ABC transporter family substrate-binding protein, which translates to MRFKKTLATLCALSFAAMAGCSSEDGSGNGGNAVTAEPPAGVSPDVAKIPMPEEGTRHDNPQARKNVKFGGSLKLAFPEIPPNLNSFSADNPSGYVGNLDSWTSPQLWDFTVGGQPKPDKDYLLSATVVSKSPEVIKYRLNPKAHWNNGDPITWKAFEATWKTQSGKSKKYNPSSTTGYERIKSVKKGKNAHEAVVTFDKPFYPYQEIFTQLENPKNLDPAFFKKGWVGHPNNGLLAGPFKYKSYSKTKVVLERNKDWWGAKPKLDTIVIRAMEDQASINAFQNGELDETRVESQDRMKQIKNMDDVQVRRGFGTQVSMYMMGQGSEVFKNTYARKAFALATDRRELTKIKFQGMNWDPEKLPGSMNVLPWMPTYKNNTPWLKHSVDKAKKLMTDHGWKLGEGGYFQKNGKTAKITYVNFGNSSSGAALARAQQAMAKQAGLKMVIDTRSTSDFSSTLNEGSYDVVAVSTETRDPFGYVLACSMYCTTSGNNSTGVGTKKIDAMAKKVTTIADPKKAMAQANKAEAAALNLVGYIPLFNSPVTYAVTKGLANYGPSGWASAEPEDIGWQKSK; encoded by the coding sequence ATGAGATTCAAGAAAACACTGGCGACCCTTTGCGCGTTGTCGTTCGCCGCAATGGCGGGCTGCAGCAGCGAGGACGGCAGCGGCAACGGCGGAAACGCTGTCACGGCCGAGCCGCCGGCGGGCGTATCGCCGGACGTCGCGAAAATCCCCATGCCGGAAGAAGGCACCCGGCACGACAATCCCCAGGCACGCAAGAACGTCAAGTTCGGCGGCTCGTTGAAGTTGGCATTTCCCGAGATCCCGCCGAACTTGAACTCGTTCAGCGCCGACAACCCGTCCGGGTACGTCGGCAACCTCGACTCGTGGACGTCGCCGCAGCTGTGGGACTTCACGGTGGGCGGGCAACCGAAACCCGATAAGGACTATTTGCTGTCGGCCACGGTCGTCAGCAAGAGCCCCGAAGTGATCAAATACCGGCTCAACCCGAAGGCGCATTGGAACAACGGCGACCCGATCACGTGGAAGGCATTCGAGGCCACCTGGAAGACGCAAAGCGGCAAGTCGAAAAAGTACAACCCGTCATCGACGACCGGATATGAGCGGATCAAGAGCGTGAAGAAGGGCAAGAACGCCCACGAGGCGGTCGTGACGTTCGACAAGCCGTTCTATCCGTACCAGGAGATCTTCACCCAGCTGGAGAACCCGAAGAACCTCGATCCCGCGTTCTTCAAGAAGGGCTGGGTCGGACATCCGAACAACGGACTGCTGGCCGGACCGTTCAAGTACAAGAGCTACTCCAAGACCAAAGTGGTGCTTGAACGGAACAAGGACTGGTGGGGCGCCAAGCCCAAGCTCGACACGATCGTCATTCGCGCCATGGAGGATCAAGCGTCGATCAACGCGTTCCAAAACGGCGAACTCGACGAAACCCGGGTCGAAAGCCAAGACCGGATGAAGCAGATCAAGAACATGGACGACGTCCAGGTCCGTCGTGGATTCGGAACTCAAGTGAGCATGTACATGATGGGCCAGGGGAGTGAGGTGTTCAAGAACACGTACGCCCGCAAGGCGTTCGCCCTGGCCACCGACCGCCGCGAACTGACGAAGATCAAATTCCAGGGAATGAACTGGGATCCCGAAAAGCTGCCCGGATCGATGAACGTGCTGCCGTGGATGCCCACGTACAAGAACAACACGCCCTGGCTGAAGCACAGCGTCGACAAAGCCAAAAAGCTCATGACCGACCACGGGTGGAAACTCGGCGAGGGCGGCTACTTCCAAAAGAACGGAAAGACCGCGAAAATCACCTACGTGAACTTCGGCAACTCGTCGTCGGGGGCCGCGCTGGCCAGGGCGCAGCAGGCCATGGCGAAACAAGCGGGCCTGAAGATGGTCATCGACACGCGGTCGACGTCCGACTTCTCCAGCACCCTCAACGAGGGCTCGTACGACGTCGTGGCCGTGTCGACCGAGACGCGCGACCCGTTCGGGTATGTGCTGGCCTGCTCGATGTATTGCACGACGTCCGGCAACAACTCGACGGGCGTGGGCACCAAGAAGATCGACGCCATGGCCAAGAAGGTCACGACAATTGCCGACCCGAAGAAGGCGATGGCTCAGGCCAACAAGGCCGAGGCCGCCGCGTTGAACCTCGTCGGCTACATCCCCTTGTTCAACTCTCCGGTGACGTACGCCGTCACCAAGGGGCTGGCCAATTACGGCCCGTCCGGGTGGGCAAGTGCCGAGCCCGAGGACATCGGCTGGCAAAAGAGCAAGTAA